In the genome of Triticum urartu cultivar G1812 chromosome 5, Tu2.1, whole genome shotgun sequence, one region contains:
- the LOC125508480 gene encoding U-box domain-containing protein 44-like, whose amino-acid sequence MAENGRLQPLLRLLLEGSADTQLSMAAYVGELVLTNEVKVFVAQTAGSALVNIMKSGNREAREAALKALNQISSYDVSAKILIEAGANFQSIPLDHNRQTLVSEEIVHNLLHLISNTGPATECKLLQVLVGLTSSSTTVQGIVDAIKSSGATVSLIQFIEAPQREVRMASIKLLNNISPCMGQELAEAFRGNFSQLSSLIRVIADNNGISEEQAPAAGLVADLPLQDSVLTRRLVEDGAFTTIISKVIMIRQGESRGGRFVNPFLEGLVRIVSRITFILEDDPDIIAVAREYNLTALFSDLLQMNGLDTVQIVSATALGNLSGQSKHLTKILPPPNGGLCFSIFPCLSQKSVETGVCRVHHGICSSRESFCLLEGKVVEKLVACLDHNNEKVVEASLTALSTLLDDGVDIDQGVMVLCDAEGVKPILDVLCENRTEALRQRAVWAVERILRTDEIAYEISGNQNVSTALVEAFRHGDFRTRQIAERALKHVDKLPNFSGIFSKIGAQ is encoded by the exons ATGGCGGAAAACGGTAGACTGCAACCGCTTCTTaggcttcttcttgaag GTTCAGCTGATACACAATTATCTATGGCTGCTTATGTTGGGGAGCTTGTTTTAACCAACGAGGTGAAGGTCTTTGTGGCACAAACAGCAGGCTCCGCACTAGTCAATATCATGAAAAGTGGGAATAGGGAGGCTAGAGAAGCAGCTCTGAAGGCACTGAATCAAATTTCATCTTACGACGTCAGTGCGAAGATACTAATTGAAGCAG GTGCAAATTTTCAGTCCATTCCACTTGACCACAACAGGCAGACACTGGTATCTGAAGAAATTGTTCACAATCTGCTTCATCTCATCAGCAATACAGGACCTGCAACTGAGTGTAAGTTACTCCAGGTGCTTGTTGGTTTAACTAGTTCTTCTACAACTGTCCAAGGCATAGTTGATGCCATCAAAAGCTCAGGGGCTACTGTCAGTTTAATTCAGTTTATTGAAGCACCTCAAAGAGAGGTTCGCATGGCTTCCATCAAGCTCTTGAATAACATATCACCATGTATGGGTCAAGAACTGGCTGAAGCTTTTCGTGGAAATTTTAGTCAACTCAGCAGCTTGATTAGAGTCATTGCCGACAACAATGGTATTTCTGAAGAGCAAGCACCAGCTGCTGGTCTTGTAGCTGATCTTCCTCTGCAGGATTCGGTGCTAACCAGACGTCTTGTTGAAGATGGGGCTTTCACCACAATAATATCCAAAGTGATAATGATCAGACAAGGGGAGAGTCGTGGGGGGCGTTTCGTCAACCCTTTTCTTGAAGGTCTAGTTAGGATAGTCTCCCGGATCACATTTATCTTGGAGGATGATCCAGATATCATTGCTGTTGCTCGTGAATACAATCTCACTGCACTATTTAGTGATCTGCTTCAGATGAATGGTCTTGACACTGTCCAGATTGTCTCTGCCACCGCACTAGGAAATCTATCTGGCCAGTCAAAGCATCTAACGAAGATTCTGCCACCTCCCAACGGGGGATTGTGTTTTTCAATATTTCCATGCCTCAGTCAGAAGTCTGTAGAAACTGGTGTCTGTAGAGTTCATCATGGAATATGTTCGTCAAGGGAAAGCTTCTGTCTCTTGGAAGGGAAGGTGGTGGAGAAGTTGGTTGCTTGCTTGGATCACAACAATGAGAAAGTTGTTGAAGCCTCTCTAACAGCACTGTCCACATTATTAGACGATGGAGTGGACATTGATCAAGGTGTGATGGTCCTGTGCGACGCAGAGGGCGTCAAACCAATTCTTGATGTATTGTGTGAGAATCGGACTGAGGCGCTGAGGCAGAGAGCGGTGTGGGCAGTAGAAAGGATCCTTAGGACGGATGAAATAGCTTATGAGATCTCGGGAAACCAAAATGTCAGTACAGCCTTGGTTGAAGCTTTCAGGCATGGTGACTTTAGGACAAGGCAAATTGCAGAGCGAGCACTAAAGCATGTTGATAAGCTGCCCAATTTCTCTGGGATATTTTCGAAGATCGGAGCACAGTGA